One genomic window of Myxococcus virescens includes the following:
- a CDS encoding SH3 domain-containing protein produces MKTMLLGLLVAAAGGEPPPAYVLGSSVNLRKEAGKTAEILQKLPIGTECRTLESLKGGWARVRCGEAEGFVVGAFLGPEKPSVEKLAAEAKDPKRTLLQREESALRAATLAPEDAGLQKALATLFFERNLEAVARLKKPSLRRPFEFDCTVDDPARCLGGTSALFVDGVKVRAETKKNLFVIAFGTAETLTVYRGRFRFDNKHFERTQEVHVQGEVLEENTSAITHSLDRALFSEAAMPSKNELWPAFGRYVLSEAAAQGVAEISSEWALLSLESEDGVPRMRWNACLKRPYKLLLRRDIHGRVLVVIEGPGGGLERYWVTAASKSESSLDLTLEDFYGRHARQERFKLPEPGADIAFLGKAAYTYALSKYPDTGGECREGGP; encoded by the coding sequence ATGAAGACGATGCTGCTAGGTCTGCTGGTGGCCGCCGCTGGGGGAGAGCCGCCGCCGGCATACGTGCTGGGTTCCTCGGTGAATCTGCGGAAGGAAGCCGGCAAGACGGCGGAGATCCTCCAGAAGCTGCCCATCGGGACGGAGTGCCGAACGCTGGAGTCCCTCAAGGGGGGCTGGGCCCGGGTGCGCTGCGGAGAGGCGGAAGGCTTCGTGGTGGGGGCGTTTCTGGGCCCCGAGAAGCCCTCGGTGGAGAAGCTCGCCGCGGAGGCCAAGGACCCGAAGCGGACGTTGCTACAGCGAGAGGAGAGCGCCCTGCGTGCCGCCACGCTGGCTCCAGAGGACGCCGGCCTCCAGAAAGCGCTGGCGACGTTGTTCTTCGAGCGCAATCTGGAGGCCGTCGCGCGGCTGAAGAAACCGAGCCTGCGGAGGCCGTTCGAGTTCGACTGCACGGTGGATGATCCGGCTCGGTGCCTCGGGGGTACGAGCGCGCTCTTCGTCGACGGCGTCAAGGTTCGGGCCGAGACGAAGAAGAATCTGTTTGTCATCGCGTTTGGCACGGCGGAGACCTTGACGGTCTACCGGGGTCGGTTCCGATTCGACAACAAGCACTTCGAGAGGACTCAGGAGGTTCATGTTCAGGGTGAGGTTCTGGAGGAGAACACCTCCGCAATCACCCATTCCCTCGATAGGGCTCTCTTCTCCGAGGCCGCAATGCCTTCGAAGAACGAGTTGTGGCCAGCCTTCGGGCGATATGTGTTGAGCGAGGCTGCGGCACAGGGCGTTGCGGAAATTTCCTCTGAGTGGGCGTTGCTGTCATTGGAGAGTGAGGATGGCGTTCCCAGGATGCGATGGAACGCTTGCCTCAAGAGACCCTACAAGCTGTTGTTGAGGCGTGACATTCATGGGCGGGTGCTCGTCGTCATCGAGGGACCGGGTGGCGGCTTGGAGCGGTATTGGGTGACGGCTGCATCGAAGAGTGAGAGCAGCCTCGACCTGACGCTCGAAGACTTTTACGGGCGGCACGCGCGTCAAGAGCGCTTCAAACTGCCGGAGCCCGGAGCGGACATCGCGTTCTTGGGAAAGGCCGCTTATACATATGCGCTTTCGAAGTATCCCGATACGGGAGGGGAGTGTCGGGAAGGTGGTCCCTGA
- a CDS encoding N-acetylmuramoyl-L-alanine amidase family protein: MPKTFLLLGLGLALWARPAASSEPTPAAPSPTWPAPGAPLTVSEVRFPKDFGKRRIYLDAGHGEEGNTGNKGVTCEDEETFTLRVAEDLAKRLEATGHFQARLSRRPGERVPYPTRVTAAERWRAHAMLSLHSDSRGTATPWSPNPDQECNRQDSAPGFTVLWSESAEATALLQTGRAGLARALARRLGQAGFPPYDGVDYEGLYAIDTAQPGVFVAREPTHRQIFVLRKPRIPSVIIETHHALDFEEVARWREQRTLEAFAAAVAQGLVDALAPEASPKPRTTRPR, translated from the coding sequence ATGCCGAAGACCTTTCTGCTGCTGGGACTGGGACTCGCCCTGTGGGCAAGGCCCGCTGCCTCTTCCGAGCCCACCCCTGCCGCCCCCTCTCCCACATGGCCCGCTCCGGGCGCGCCCCTCACCGTTTCCGAGGTCCGCTTCCCCAAGGACTTTGGAAAGCGACGCATCTACCTGGACGCGGGGCACGGCGAGGAGGGGAACACCGGCAACAAAGGCGTCACCTGCGAGGACGAGGAGACCTTTACCCTCCGAGTGGCGGAAGACCTGGCGAAGCGGCTGGAGGCAACCGGCCACTTCCAGGCGCGCCTGAGTCGCAGGCCGGGCGAGCGCGTCCCCTATCCCACCCGCGTCACCGCCGCCGAGCGGTGGCGCGCCCATGCCATGCTCAGCCTGCACTCCGACTCGCGTGGCACCGCCACGCCCTGGTCTCCAAATCCGGACCAGGAGTGCAACCGGCAGGACTCCGCCCCTGGCTTCACCGTGCTCTGGTCCGAGTCCGCGGAAGCCACCGCGCTCCTCCAGACTGGACGCGCGGGACTGGCCCGCGCCCTGGCGCGCAGGCTGGGCCAGGCGGGCTTCCCGCCCTATGACGGCGTGGACTACGAGGGGCTCTACGCCATCGACACCGCCCAGCCTGGCGTCTTCGTGGCCCGAGAGCCCACGCACAGGCAGATCTTCGTCCTGCGAAAGCCGCGCATCCCTTCCGTCATCATCGAGACCCACCATGCGCTCGACTTCGAGGAAGTCGCACGGTGGCGCGAGCAGCGGACGCTGGAAGCCTTCGCCGCCGCCGTGGCCCAGGGGCTCGTGGATGCGCTCGCGCCCGAAGCATCCCCCAAGCCACGCACAACCCGCCCCCGCTGA